One Aegilops tauschii subsp. strangulata cultivar AL8/78 chromosome 7, Aet v6.0, whole genome shotgun sequence genomic window carries:
- the LOC109758987 gene encoding uncharacterized protein: protein MAAVRRMRPALLVIVAALMLLAVLGEARPLGGADWAAAGGTPLPAAGGASTVVQALRRLYMQQLGSGPGPSCGTNSPNVHCP from the coding sequence ATGGCCGCCGTGAGGAGGATGAGGCCCGCTCTGCTGGTGATCGTGGCAGCGCTCATGCTGCTGGCGGTGCTCGGCGAGGCGCGGCCGCTGGGTGGCGCCGACTGGGCGGCCGCCGGAGGGACCCCGctgccggccgcgggcggcgcgtCGACCGTGGTCCAGGCGCTCCGGCGGCTGTACATGCAGCAGCTGGGCAGCGGGCCGGGCCCCTCGTGCGGCACCAACAGCCCAAACGTCCACTGCCCGTAG